The DNA segment ATATTATAATGTTTTTCACCTCAAGTAAGGGTGCTGATAACGTAAGCAATGGAATGGACACCGCCTCACCCTTTCGCGCTGTTGATTTGGCAAAAAACGTGTTTCACATTCATGCTATTAATGAGAATGAAAAAAAGTTTGGCAAGGAAAGTACAATCGCACCACTTGGTTGAAGGCGATTGTGAAACGAGTACCAACAACCGCGGTAATCGGCATGGAAGCTTGAGGTTCAGCTAATTATTGGGCAAGAGAGCTCACAGCACTTGGTTACAGTGTTAAATTAATAGTCGCTCAATTTGTTAAACCTTATGTTAAAACAAACAAAAATGATAAAGTTGACGCTGAAGCCATTTGTGAAGAATTAATCTGCCACAGAACTGCAAAAGCAAACCAAATCAGAGGGCTCGTCAGTGAATACGGCATTTGGCATCGCTTATTTACGAAAAACGATACCAATGTGGTTAGAAGAATCCGACAACGGTTTAACATTTGATTTTAGGGTTTTGTTGCTCACGCTCCAGGAAGATTTAATTCTTGTAAATGAAAGAATTGATTTACTGACAGCAAAAATTAAAAATAATGTTGCAACTAATCCCATAGGAAAAAATTGATGACAATTATCGAGATTGGTCCTTTGGTCTGCAGTGCATTACTAATGGCACTTGGGGATGGTTATTTAAGAAAATTATTAGTTCATGGTGCGAGAGCAGCTTTTCGTCATGTCAAAGATAAGACAGACCCTTTAAGTTTATGGATAAAAAACTTGAGTGAAAAAAACACCCAAATGTTATTATCGTTGCACTTGCTAACAAATTAGCACGAATTTCATGGGCGTTAGTTGCTAACGACACCGAATACACAGAAACATTGGCCGCTGGTTGATTGTATTAAAATAATTTTCATATTCGAAGTTGTAGGTAATACTTAGGTTACAAATAGTAAGCACATTATTTAAAAATTGCAAAAGTAAAAGAGAGATGGAAAATAGGTTAAACCATCACTAGAAAAACCTTTACGAAGCGAAGAGTTAATAACTCGTGTAAGCGCTTGGGATCTAGTGTGCGAATGAAGCCATTGAGGTTGTGTCCATACATGTTCACCAGACCCTACTTGAAAAATAAAATATATCAAACAGAGCCGCCTGAAGTCGTTAACCTTAACGAGGCTAATAAATTAATTCAGGAATTATGGCAACAGCTAAGAGAATATGAAGACAGATTGGCCACATCCTCACGGAACTCATCGTTGTCACCGTCATCGGACACTCCTGCGCAAAAGGCCGAGCGAAAAAAGCTCAAGCGCCTCGTAGTGGAAATAAGATTGGCGCTCAGCCAAACTCCCTGTTACCGCATCAGGGAGTCAAATGGGACCTAATTTACTCAGTTACATCAGTGTATTGACTGGACAATATCACCTTAGTATTCGAAAAGTTCAAAGCTTATTGAAATCTCAATTTAGCACTATATTTTCAACCGGTGCAATATCAGAGGCGCAAGGTCGAGTCAGTAATATGCTCACACCGCTGCATCAAGCATTACATAGCGCCATCAAATCATCGCCGATTGTGCATATCGATGAAACATCACATCACCGAAACACATTAGCACAAACGCAGTGGCTCTGGCTCTGGCTTGCATCAGGTGATGATGTTGTATTCCAAAAAATAATGAGTTCACGCCGACAAGAATGTGCTCAATATATATTAGGCAAAAAGTTCACGGGTATTGTGATAACAGACCAGTGTGCTAGTTATAATTGGATCGATAATCAGAAACATCAATTCTGTTGGGCGCACATTGTGCGTAATCTTCAAAAAATGGCAGACTACAGCGGCAAAGGGCTGACGGCTCATATTGGTCAGAAATTAGTGTTAACTTGCCAAGGTGTTTTTAGAACTCAGCATCGATATGAAAATAATCAGTTAGCTGCCCATCAATATCAAAAACGAATGCGTCGATTACGGCAAAGTTTCAATTTGTTATTACAAAAAGGAATGAGAACACCTTGTAAACGTTACGTCGGTCGATGTAAATTTATCTTAAAGCATGAGCCGAGTTTATGGGTATTTTTATCATCCCCAGATATACCGCTTACAAATAATGAAGCTGAACGGTGTATTCGAGGTAGTTGAAACCTGCAAGAAGCGAAAGCTATCGGCATTAAGCGTGATCTCAACGTTCGTGAGTGCAGTCATACGACGAGAACCCTATCCTTATGTCTTCGATTTCGCTAAAACCTAAATACAACATACCTCTGGTGAACGGTTACCTGATAACGCATTGAAAGTAGCGCGCCATATTTTAGAAATAACACCGCAATTCAAGAAAAGAAGCTCAAAATGTTAAAAGTGAAGCAATTTATCTAAGCGTAATGGTGTGGTGAATTTAGTCACAGTGCTAAAACAATTGAACCTAGTGCTTAAAGGGTTTGTAAACTACGTCAAAATAGCCAATATTACGAACAAACTGTAAAGTCTTGCAGCTTGGATAAGACGTAGACTGCGAGTCCGTTAGCGAACAATGCTATGCCTAACCAGTGGTTTAAAAGTATAGGTTTATATTCAATAAAAGAAGTGAAAACAGGTGTTCACGCTTTTTTATTAAGACATAGCAAATTGCAGGAACCGTATACGAGGTCCGTACGTACGGTTCTGTGAGAAGCAAAAGTCTCACTCTACTCGATGTATTCGTCATTAACTACGCATTACACTGGTGTTGGAATTGGATTACGCTTATGAGTCGTTTTTTTATAAGTATCGATAATTTTAGTTTCAGCTTTAATATCGATGTCTTTCCCTTCTAAGAAATCATCAATCTGATCGTAAGTCACACCGAGTGCAACTTCATCTTCAAGTTGCGGGCGATCTTCTTCTAAATCTGCTGTTGGTATTTTTTGATAAACCTCTTGCGGAGCCCCCAAAGATTCGGCTAGCGCTCTAACTTGACGTTTATTCAAACCAAATAGCGGCGCTAAATCACAAGCCCCATCACCGTGCTTAGTAAAGAAGCCGGAAATGTTCTCTGCACTATGATCGGTTCCCGGTACTAAACCACGATATAACCCTGCAATTTCATATTGTGCAATCATGCGCATTCTTGCTTTTACATTACCTTTATTAAAATCTTGGTTGAAGGCGGTGCTTTCTGGTAATCCTGCGGTCTTCACGGATCTGAGTACCTCGGCATGAATACTATCTGCACCTGACTGGATATTGACTGTGACGGATGTTTTCGGGTTAATAAAGTTAAGTGCTTTTTGAGCATCATCTTCATCCGCCTGTACTGAGTAAGGTAAGCGCACGGCAATAAAATTATAATCATCATTACTGTGTTCAGTATTAAGCTCTTCAATTGCTAGTTGGCATAGTCGGCCACAAGTTGATGAATCAACACCACCACTTATACCTAATACTAAACTTTTTAATCCTGAGTTAGTTAATTGCAGCTTGATAAAGTTAATGCGACTACGGATCTCATCGGCGATATTGATACTTGGTTTAACTTTCATCTCTGCGATAATTTGTTTTTTAAGTTCAGTCATGGGTCTATCTCCTTGGTTAAGGTTATTGTATCGCGATAAATGGACATTACTAGTTACCTAGCACCGTAAGTGATGACTTTTAAATGAACCGATTCGTTATATTGCGCTATTTGCATACTATTAATATCGAAAAAAAACAGTTTTGTACTAAATCCATACAGAGCTTGTTGTTTGTGAGGTTATTTACTAATAACGCTTGCCTATGTGATCGAATTCTCTATAATCCATCTCACTGACACGGCAACAGCCGCTCAGTATGCTCTTTAACAATTTATTCAAGCAATCTGTGTGAGCACTTGCAGAGATATAATGACCAAATATTATATCAATGTAATTGTGAACATTAAACTTAAATCGAAAGATGATAGTTTTATAAACAATAGAACTTTGGTTTTATTGTTGAAGTACAGAATTCATTGAGCCGACTTAATTGCTTAGGCAGTTAGTCAAAAACTTTTAATTGAAGAGTTTGATCATGGCTCAGATTGAACGCTGGCGGTAGGCTTAACACATGCAAGTCGAGCGGAAACGAAGAATAGCTTGCTATTCTGGCGTCGAGCGGCGGACGGGTGAGTAATGCTTGGGAATCTGCCTAGTCGAGGGGGACAACAGTTGGAAACGACTGCTAATACCGCATACGACCTACGGGTGAAAGGGGGCCTCTTCTTGAAAGCTCTCGCGACTAGATGAGCCCAAGTGGGATTAGCTTGTTGGTGAGGTAAGAGCTCACCAAGGCGACGATCCCTAGCTGGTCTGAGAGGATGATCAGCCACACTGGAACTGAGACACGGTCCAGACTCCTACGGGAGGCAGCAGTGGGGAATATTGCACAATGGAGGAAACTCTGATGCAGCCATACCGCGTGTATGAAGAAGGCCTTAGGGTTGTAAAGTACTTTCAGCGAGGAGGAAAGGTGGTGACTTAATACGTTATCACTGTGACGTTACTCGCAGAAGAAGCACCGGCTAACTCCGTGCCAGCAGCCGCGGTAATACGGAGGGTGCGAGCGTTAATCGGAATTACTGGGCGTAAAGCGCATGCAGGCGGTTTGTTAAGCGAGATGTGAAAGCCCCGGGCTCAACCTGGGAACTGCATTTCGAACTGGCAAACTAGAGTTCTTGAGAGGGTGGTAGAATTTCAGGTGTAGCGGTGAAATGCGTAGAGATCTGAAGGAATACCAGTGGCGAAGGCGGCCACCTGGCAAGTAACTGACGCTCAGATGCGAAAGCGTGGGTAGCAAACGGGATTAGATACCCCGGTAGTCCACGCCGTAAACGATGTCTACTCGGAGTTTGGTTCCTTGAGAACTGGGCTCTTAAGCTAACGCATTAAGTAGACCGCCTGGGGAGTACGGCCGCAAGGTTAAAACTCAAATGAATTGACGGGGGCCCGCACAAGCGGTGGAGCATGTGGTTTAATTCGATGCAACGCGAAGAACCTTACCTACTCTTGACATCCATAGAACTTTCCAGAGATGGATTGGTGCCTTCGGGAACTATGAGACAGGTGCTGCATGGCTGTCGTCAGCTCGTGTTGTGAAATGTTGGGTTAAGTCCCGCAACGAGCGCAACCCTTATCCTTATTTGCCAGCACGTAATGGTGGGAACTCTAAGGAGACTGCCGGTGATAAACCGGAGGAAGGTGGGGACGACGTCAAGTCATCATGGCCCTTACGAGTAGGGCTACACACGTGCTACAATGGCGCATACAAAGGGCTGCAAACCAGCAATGGTAAGCGAATCCCACAAAGTGCGTCGTAGTCCGGATTGGGGTCTGCAACTCGACCCCATGAAGTCGGAATCGCTAGTAATCGTGAATCAGAATGTCACGGTGAATACGTTCCCGGGCCTTGTACACACCGCCCGTCACACCATGGGAGTGGGCTGCACCAGAAGTCATTAGCTTAACCTTCGGGAGGGCGATGACCACGGTGTGGTTCATGACTGGGGTGAAGTCGTAACAAGGTAGCCCTAGGGGAACCTGGGGCTGGATCACCTCCTTACGTAAAGTTGTTAATTTTTGTAAGTGCCCACACAAATTGCTTGAATAGAAAGTTGAAAAGTATGTCTTACTCATCGTAAGACGCGAGAAAGCAAAGATAAACAATACAATGTTTATCTTTGCTTTTTAGCAAATTGCTCTTTAAAAATTTGGAAAGCTGAATAAATAAAGAAGTTCTTAAAACACGTTATTGCTTTGGCAATAACAATAGAGTGTTCTTGAGTATTCTTGAGGCGAAAAAAACTAGATAATACCTAGTTATTTCAATTGTACGGTCGACTTTAGATTGTATGGTTAAGTGACTAAGCGTATACGGTGGATGCCTAGGCAGTCAGAGGCGATGAAGGACGTGTTAATCTGCGTTAAGCTGTGGGGAGTTGATAAAAAGCATTGATCCACAGATGTCCGAATGGGGGAACCCACCTTACTTTGTAAGGTATCGTAACGTGAATACATAGCGTTACGAAGCGAACCGGGAGAACTGAAACATCTAAGTACCCCGAGGAAAAGAAATCAATAGAGATACCCTTAGTAGCGGCGAGCGAACGGGGTCTAGCCCTTAAGCAGTTTGGAAGTTAATGGAAGGCTCTGGAAAGTGCCACGATACAGGGTGATAGTCCCGTACATGAAAACGACCTTATTGTGAAATCGAGTAGGACGGCACACGTGATATGCTGTTTGAATATGGGAGGACCATCTTCCAAGGCTAAATACTACTGACTGACCGATAGTGAACCAGTACCGTGAGGGAAAGGCGAAAAGAACCCCTGTGAGGGGAGTGAAATAGAACCTGAAACCGTATACGTACAAGCAGTGGGAGCCTACTTTGTTGGGTGACTGCGTACCTTTTGTATAATGGGTCAACGACTTAATTTCAGTAGCAAGGTTAAGCGAATAGCGGAGCCGTAGGGAAACCGAGTGTTAACTGCGCGAATAGTTGCTGGGATTAGACCCGAAACCCGGTGATCTAGCCATGGGCAGGTTGAAGGTTGAGTAACATCAACTGGAGGACCGAACCGACTAATGTTGAAAAATTAGCGGATGACTTGTGGCTGGGGGTGAAAGGCCAATCAAACCGGGAGATAGCTGGTTCTCCTCGAAAGCTATTTAGGTAGCGCCTCGCGTCTAACTATTGGGGGTAGAGCACTGTTAAGGCTAGGGGGTCATCCCGACTTACCAACCCTTTGCAAACTCCGAATACCAATAAGTTCAATCGCGGGAGACACACGGCGGGTGCTAACGTCCGTCGTGGAAAGGGAAACAACCCAGACCGTCAGCTAAGGTCCCAAAGTGTATGTTAAGTGGGAAACGATGTGGAAAGGCTCAGACAGCCAGGAAGTTGGCTTAGAAGCAGCCATCTTTTAAAGAAAGCGTAATAGCTCACTGGTCGAGTCGGTCTGCGCGGAAGATTTAACGGGGCTAAACATACCACCGAAGCTACGGATGCAAAGACGTGTTCTTTGCATGGTAGAGGAGCGTTCTGTAAGCCGTCGAAGGTGAGTTGAGAAGCTTGCTGGAGGTATCAGAAGTGCGAATGTTGACATGAGTAACGATAATGGGGGTGAAAAACCTCCACGCCGAAAGACCAAGGGTTCCTGTCCAACGTTAATCGGGGCAGGGTGAGTCGACTCCTAAGGCGAGGCCGAAAGGCGTAGTCGATGGAAAACTGGTTAATATTCCAGTACTCGCTTATATTGCGATGGGGTGACGGAGAAGGTTAGACTAGCATGGCGATGGTTGTCCATGTTTAAGGTTGTAGGCTGTGTGCTTAGGTAAATCCGGGCGCACTTAAGGCTGAGGACTGATGACGAGTCTCTACGGAGATGAAGTAGTTGATACCCGGCTTCCAGGAAAAACCTCTAAGCTTCAGATATAAGAGAATCGTACCCCAAACCGACACAGGTGGTTAGGTAGAGAATACTAAGGCGCTTGAGAGAACTCGGGTGAAGGAACTAGGCAAAATGGTA comes from the Moritella yayanosii genome and includes:
- the nadE gene encoding ammonia-dependent NAD(+) synthetase, coding for MTELKKQIIAEMKVKPSINIADEIRSRINFIKLQLTNSGLKSLVLGISGGVDSSTCGRLCQLAIEELNTEHSNDDYNFIAVRLPYSVQADEDDAQKALNFINPKTSVTVNIQSGADSIHAEVLRSVKTAGLPESTAFNQDFNKGNVKARMRMIAQYEIAGLYRGLVPGTDHSAENISGFFTKHGDGACDLAPLFGLNKRQVRALAESLGAPQEVYQKIPTADLEEDRPQLEDEVALGVTYDQIDDFLEGKDIDIKAETKIIDTYKKTTHKRNPIPTPV